One segment of Agrococcus sp. ProA11 DNA contains the following:
- a CDS encoding thioredoxin domain-containing protein — translation MPTRPVAVISIIAIAAAILVAAMLLVVRPWESSGSSPATEESPDSTASPSALPPLVDESTHILNDAGPDAPVVVEFLDFECEVCGAVYPTMEGLREEYDGEVTFAVRYFPLPGHFNSGNAAVAVEAAAQQGAFEAMYQRMFETQSEWGEGRESEADRFRGYAQELGLDMAAYDAGVADPATLARVEQDFQAGVALGVDRTPTIFVDGERLELSQESDIETAIQAALAG, via the coding sequence GTGCCTACCCGCCCCGTCGCCGTAATCTCGATCATCGCCATAGCCGCAGCGATCCTCGTCGCTGCAATGCTGCTCGTCGTCCGACCCTGGGAGAGCAGCGGCTCGTCCCCTGCGACGGAGGAATCGCCCGACTCGACTGCGTCGCCGTCTGCGCTGCCGCCGCTGGTGGACGAATCGACGCACATCCTGAACGACGCGGGTCCGGATGCTCCGGTGGTGGTCGAATTCCTCGACTTCGAGTGCGAAGTGTGTGGCGCCGTGTACCCCACGATGGAAGGGCTACGCGAGGAGTACGACGGCGAGGTGACGTTCGCCGTTCGGTACTTTCCGCTGCCAGGTCATTTCAATTCCGGTAACGCAGCGGTCGCCGTTGAGGCGGCCGCTCAGCAGGGCGCGTTCGAGGCGATGTATCAGCGCATGTTCGAGACGCAATCGGAGTGGGGCGAGGGGCGGGAGTCCGAGGCCGACCGTTTCCGCGGCTACGCGCAGGAGCTCGGCCTCGATATGGCCGCATATGACGCCGGCGTCGCGGACCCCGCCACGTTGGCTCGCGTCGAGCAGGACTTTCAGGCCGGCGTCGCACTCGGCGTCGATCGAACGCCGACGATCTTCGTGGACGGGGAGCGGCTCGAGCTGTCGCAGGAGAGCGACATCGAGACGGCGATCCAGGCGGCGCTGGCGGGGTAG
- a CDS encoding cadmium resistance transporter yields the protein MIVVSVLQAIGLFLVTNIDDIIVLSLFFARGAGQRGTTVRILVGQYVGFAGILAAAVLVSLGAGAFLPPEVTPYFGLIPLGLGLWAAWQAWSGRHDDDDDDEAKIEGKKVAVWVVAWVTFANGGDNIGIYVPVFLSVGPAAVVAYCVVFLALVAVLVMAAKFIATRRPIAEVLERWEHILFPIVLIGLGIFILISGGVFGL from the coding sequence ATGATCGTCGTCTCCGTCCTGCAAGCCATCGGACTGTTCCTCGTCACGAACATCGACGACATCATCGTGCTCTCGCTGTTCTTCGCTCGCGGTGCGGGGCAACGAGGCACGACGGTCCGGATCCTGGTCGGTCAGTACGTGGGATTCGCAGGCATCCTCGCCGCGGCCGTGCTCGTATCGCTCGGTGCTGGTGCGTTCCTGCCTCCTGAGGTCACCCCCTACTTCGGCCTGATCCCCTTGGGATTGGGGCTCTGGGCCGCTTGGCAAGCATGGAGCGGCCGCCACGACGACGACGATGATGATGAGGCCAAGATCGAAGGCAAGAAGGTCGCCGTCTGGGTCGTCGCCTGGGTCACCTTCGCGAACGGAGGGGACAACATCGGTATCTACGTCCCCGTCTTCCTCAGTGTGGGACCGGCTGCCGTGGTCGCGTACTGCGTCGTGTTCCTCGCGCTCGTCGCGGTCCTGGTGATGGCGGCCAAGTTCATCGCCACGCGACGCCCGATCGCGGAGGTCCTGGAGCGCTGGGAGCACATCCTGTTCCCGATCGTGCTGATCGGCCTCGGCATCTTCATCCTGATCAGCGGCGGGGTATTCGGGCTCTGA
- a CDS encoding metalloregulator ArsR/SmtB family transcription factor, giving the protein MLTITDRLDVMNRLGRAMADPTRSRILMTLLEGPIYPAALARELDLSPSNVSNHLACLRDCGIVVTEPEGCRTRYEVADARLTRALTALLDTTLAVDHAAECIDTSCALPGCSTAEANA; this is encoded by the coding sequence GTGCTGACTATTACCGATCGCTTGGATGTGATGAACCGACTCGGCCGAGCAATGGCCGACCCGACGCGTTCACGCATCCTCATGACCCTGCTTGAAGGCCCCATCTATCCGGCGGCACTCGCCCGCGAGCTGGACCTCAGCCCATCCAACGTCTCCAACCACCTCGCGTGCCTTCGCGACTGCGGCATCGTCGTGACCGAACCCGAGGGGTGCCGAACCCGGTACGAGGTCGCGGATGCGCGGCTCACGCGTGCGCTGACGGCGCTGCTGGACACCACGCTGGCCGTGGACCATGCGGCCGAGTGCATCGACACCTCCTGCGCGCTTCCGGGATGCAGTACGGCGGAGGCGAACGCATGA
- a CDS encoding signal peptidase II, translated as MLTIHRNVLQQIVDSVPIPPPVPAPRDVAPRPLSLTRDRQDLSSSSDARRTPKRDRSRALAVASLIALTMAVVDQGTKAMALAQLSEQERIPLIGDLLGLQLAFNPGTIMSFGSNSTWVFTVLSTAATIGLCYAASRAPSKGWAIAIGFVWGGAIGNLIDRLFAPPGFGIGHVTDLLAYGNLFIGNVADIAIGIGVGLGILQLIRNHRSELRSASSAAASSREE; from the coding sequence ATGCTGACCATACACCGCAATGTCCTCCAACAGATCGTTGACTCCGTGCCCATACCGCCGCCCGTTCCCGCACCCCGGGATGTTGCCCCGCGCCCACTATCGCTGACCCGAGATCGCCAAGACCTCTCCTCGTCCTCCGATGCGCGGCGTACGCCGAAGCGCGATCGGAGCCGGGCACTGGCCGTCGCATCGCTGATCGCGCTCACCATGGCTGTCGTGGATCAGGGCACGAAGGCCATGGCGCTCGCGCAACTGAGTGAGCAGGAGCGCATTCCACTGATCGGCGACCTGCTGGGCCTCCAGCTCGCATTCAATCCCGGCACGATCATGTCCTTCGGATCGAACAGCACCTGGGTGTTCACCGTGCTCTCGACCGCGGCAACGATCGGGCTGTGCTACGCCGCATCGCGCGCGCCGTCCAAGGGGTGGGCGATCGCCATCGGATTCGTCTGGGGCGGAGCGATCGGCAACCTCATCGACCGCCTCTTCGCCCCACCCGGGTTCGGCATCGGCCACGTCACCGACCTCCTCGCCTACGGAAACCTCTTCATCGGGAACGTCGCCGACATCGCTATCGGTATCGGCGTCGGGCTCGGCATCCTCCAGCTCATCCGCAACCACCGATCCGAGCTGCGCAGCGCGTCTTCCGCGGCGGCCTCCTCTCGCGAGGAGTGA
- a CDS encoding metalloregulator ArsR/SmtB family transcription factor, translating into MLTLASRADVMNRLGRAMADPTRSRILLELLDAPGYPARLSESLGLTRTNVSNHLACLRGCGIVITTPEGRQTRYEIADPHLTRAISMLVDTVLAYDDGAPCTDEHCDVPFCCDTTTTTGVAA; encoded by the coding sequence ATGCTGACCCTTGCCTCACGCGCCGACGTGATGAACCGACTCGGTCGCGCGATGGCCGATCCGACGCGCTCCCGAATTCTCCTCGAGCTTCTCGACGCACCCGGATACCCGGCCCGATTGTCGGAGTCGCTGGGCTTGACCCGGACGAACGTCTCGAACCACCTCGCATGCCTGCGCGGCTGCGGCATCGTGATCACGACCCCGGAAGGGCGCCAGACCCGGTACGAGATCGCGGATCCACATCTGACCCGAGCGATCTCGATGCTCGTGGACACCGTGCTCGCCTACGACGACGGAGCACCCTGCACCGACGAGCACTGCGACGTGCCGTTCTGCTGCGACACCACGACCACAACGGGGGTCGCGGCGTGA
- a CDS encoding cation-translocating P-type ATPase — protein MRPPWWRDTALLPSAIAGVFLLAGYILEWTGVPIPAVILQSVALIAGASTFVPGAIRRLLRGRLGVGLLMTIAAVGAVLLGHVGEAAALAFLFSLAEALEDRAMDRAKEGLRALLSLIPDTVRVSRRSGDVTIPAAEIRERDVLVVGAGERIATDGVVLEGRSSLDTSAVTGESIPVEVGPADAVIAGSVNGSATLRIEATADGRDNSLTQIVALVEQAHARKGDRARLADRIARPLVPAVLILAALVALFGVLVGDPWTWIERALVVLVAASPCALAIAVPVTVISAIGSASKFGVVIKSGEAFEQLGTIRAVALDKTGTLTRNEPAVVQVHASPGITRDDVLGWAAAVEATSSHPLATAITTAAGDTAVATHVTEEAGHGITGQVDGRTIRVGNARWLHPGELRGTADAMAAHGMTVVVVEMDGRVAGLIGVRDELRPESAETVRMLHDQGIETIMLTGDNDRTARAIAEEAGITDVRAEQLPKDKADAIAALAASRPTAMVGDGINDAPALATATVGIAMGVKGSAAAIESADVAFTGHDLRLIPGALAHARRGRRIMTANIVLALAIIIVLFPLALFGVLGLAGVVLVHEVAEVVVILNGVRAARRPRALPQLAPTPAPRSAPARV, from the coding sequence CTGCGGCCTCCGTGGTGGCGTGACACCGCGCTCCTGCCCTCCGCGATCGCCGGCGTGTTCCTGCTGGCCGGATACATCCTCGAATGGACCGGCGTTCCCATCCCGGCCGTGATCCTCCAGTCCGTCGCGCTGATCGCGGGCGCGTCCACGTTCGTCCCCGGCGCGATCCGCCGGCTGCTGCGCGGCCGCCTCGGCGTCGGGCTACTGATGACCATCGCCGCGGTCGGCGCAGTGCTGCTCGGCCACGTCGGAGAGGCCGCCGCGCTGGCATTCCTGTTCTCCCTCGCCGAAGCCCTCGAGGACCGCGCGATGGACCGCGCCAAGGAGGGGCTGCGCGCGCTCCTCTCGCTCATCCCCGACACCGTGCGGGTCTCCCGCCGCAGCGGAGACGTCACGATCCCCGCGGCGGAGATCCGCGAACGGGATGTCCTGGTCGTCGGTGCGGGCGAACGGATCGCGACCGACGGCGTGGTCCTGGAAGGCCGCTCGAGCCTGGATACCTCCGCGGTCACCGGCGAATCCATCCCCGTCGAGGTCGGACCCGCTGACGCGGTCATCGCCGGCTCGGTGAACGGCTCCGCGACCCTCCGAATCGAAGCCACCGCGGACGGACGGGACAATTCCCTCACCCAGATCGTCGCGCTCGTCGAGCAGGCCCACGCCCGCAAGGGCGACCGCGCACGCCTGGCCGACCGCATCGCCCGGCCCCTCGTCCCGGCGGTGCTGATCCTCGCCGCCCTCGTCGCGCTGTTCGGCGTGCTCGTCGGTGACCCGTGGACCTGGATCGAACGAGCCCTCGTCGTGCTCGTCGCGGCTTCCCCCTGTGCTCTGGCGATCGCGGTGCCCGTCACGGTCATCAGCGCGATCGGCTCGGCATCGAAGTTCGGTGTGGTGATCAAGTCCGGGGAGGCGTTCGAGCAGCTCGGCACGATCCGCGCGGTCGCCCTGGACAAGACCGGCACCCTCACGCGCAACGAGCCCGCCGTCGTCCAGGTGCACGCCTCGCCGGGGATCACTCGCGACGACGTGCTCGGCTGGGCGGCGGCCGTGGAAGCAACGAGCAGCCACCCGCTCGCGACCGCGATCACGACCGCCGCGGGCGACACCGCCGTCGCGACGCACGTGACCGAAGAAGCCGGCCACGGCATCACCGGCCAGGTGGATGGCCGCACGATCCGGGTCGGCAACGCTCGCTGGCTGCACCCCGGCGAGCTTCGCGGCACCGCCGATGCGATGGCCGCCCACGGCATGACCGTGGTCGTCGTCGAGATGGACGGGCGGGTCGCCGGTCTCATCGGGGTACGGGACGAGCTGCGCCCGGAATCCGCCGAGACGGTGCGGATGCTGCACGATCAAGGCATCGAGACCATCATGCTCACCGGCGACAACGACCGCACCGCCCGCGCGATCGCCGAGGAAGCCGGCATCACCGACGTGCGGGCCGAGCAGCTGCCCAAGGACAAGGCGGACGCGATCGCCGCGCTCGCGGCATCACGTCCGACCGCGATGGTCGGCGACGGCATCAACGACGCCCCGGCCCTGGCCACGGCGACGGTCGGGATCGCGATGGGAGTGAAGGGCTCCGCCGCGGCGATCGAGTCCGCCGATGTCGCGTTCACCGGCCATGACCTGCGCCTCATCCCAGGCGCGCTCGCGCACGCGAGGCGGGGACGGCGGATCATGACCGCGAACATCGTCCTAGCGCTGGCGATCATCATCGTGCTGTTCCCGCTCGCGCTGTTCGGCGTGCTCGGGCTTGCCGGTGTCGTGCTGGTGCACGAGGTCGCCGAAGTCGTCGTCATCCTCAACGGCGTCCGCGCCGCCCGTCGCCCCAGAGCGCTGCCGCAGCTCGCCCCTACGCCGGCACCGCGCTCCGCGCCCGCGCGCGTCTGA
- a CDS encoding cytochrome c biogenesis protein ResB, with the protein MSRSSSPDRATADPLRPGDHIDAPEPAKAAPGGPKLGFIGWLRFLWRQLTSMRTAIVLLLLLAVGAIPGSLVPQRSSDPNGVIQVRADNPDLVWLYDALSLHDVYGSPWFSAIYILLFTSLVGCVIPRLMHHWKAMRALPPRTPARLSRLVGFQTVAGDASDLDRADRVLKKLGYRTTRYGDSVSAERGYLRETGNLLFHISLLALILVIGLGSGFGYNGQRLLVEGRGFANTLSSYDTFSEGQWFDDAALPPFAVQLDELDVVYETENPNAIGAPLDFTARVSVTEGSGDAREAQIKVNEPLDVAGADLYLISNGYAPRISVRDAEGELVYDEYTPFLAQDDLMTSLGVMKLPDGLSKQLGLRGFFYPTAAQLDTGALASAYPDLANPVLSLQAFTGDLGLDAGIPRSVYALETDAMTQIAGGDSGTEALMLAPGQTVEIPGGLGTITFEDVRRYGVIEAHVDHTQVPVFWITVVLFISLLGSLLIPRRRMWVKATPASLELAGLARGEDPTLERAVDDLARRLRPS; encoded by the coding sequence ATGTCACGATCATCTAGCCCCGATCGCGCCACCGCGGACCCGCTGCGGCCCGGCGACCACATCGACGCCCCCGAGCCGGCGAAGGCCGCACCGGGCGGGCCGAAGCTCGGCTTCATCGGCTGGCTCCGCTTCCTATGGCGGCAGCTCACGTCGATGCGCACGGCGATCGTGCTGCTGCTGCTGCTCGCAGTCGGCGCGATCCCCGGCAGCCTCGTGCCGCAGCGCTCCAGCGACCCCAACGGCGTCATCCAGGTGCGCGCCGACAACCCCGACCTGGTCTGGCTCTACGACGCGCTCTCGCTGCACGACGTCTACGGCAGCCCGTGGTTCTCGGCCATCTACATCCTGCTGTTCACCTCCCTGGTCGGCTGCGTCATCCCGCGCCTCATGCACCATTGGAAGGCCATGCGGGCGCTGCCGCCGCGCACCCCCGCCCGCCTGTCTCGCCTCGTCGGCTTCCAGACGGTGGCGGGCGACGCATCCGACCTCGACCGCGCGGATCGGGTACTCAAGAAGCTCGGCTACCGCACGACCCGCTACGGCGACTCGGTCTCCGCCGAGCGCGGCTACCTCCGCGAGACCGGCAACCTGCTGTTCCACATCTCGCTGCTCGCGCTCATCCTCGTGATCGGGCTCGGCTCGGGCTTCGGCTACAACGGGCAGCGGCTGCTCGTGGAGGGGCGCGGCTTCGCCAACACGCTCTCGAGCTACGACACGTTCTCGGAGGGGCAGTGGTTCGACGATGCGGCGCTGCCTCCGTTCGCCGTGCAGCTCGACGAGCTCGACGTCGTCTACGAGACCGAGAACCCGAACGCGATCGGGGCGCCGCTCGACTTCACGGCGCGCGTGTCGGTGACCGAGGGGAGCGGGGACGCGCGTGAGGCGCAGATCAAAGTGAACGAGCCGCTGGACGTCGCGGGCGCCGACCTCTACCTCATCTCCAACGGCTACGCGCCGCGCATCTCGGTGCGCGACGCCGAGGGCGAGCTCGTCTACGACGAGTACACGCCCTTCCTCGCGCAGGACGACCTCATGACGAGCCTCGGCGTGATGAAGCTGCCGGACGGGCTCTCGAAGCAGCTGGGGCTGCGCGGCTTCTTCTACCCGACCGCGGCGCAGCTCGACACGGGCGCGCTCGCCTCGGCATACCCAGACCTCGCCAACCCGGTGCTCTCGCTGCAAGCGTTCACGGGCGACCTCGGCCTCGACGCGGGCATCCCGCGCTCGGTCTACGCGCTCGAGACCGATGCCATGACGCAGATCGCCGGCGGCGACTCGGGCACGGAGGCACTCATGCTCGCGCCCGGCCAGACGGTGGAGATTCCCGGCGGGCTCGGCACCATCACGTTCGAGGACGTGCGGCGCTACGGCGTGATCGAGGCGCACGTGGATCACACGCAGGTGCCGGTGTTCTGGATCACCGTCGTGCTGTTCATCTCGCTGCTCGGCTCGCTCCTCATCCCGCGCCGGCGCATGTGGGTGAAAGCGACGCCAGCAAGCCTCGAACTCGCCGGGCTCGCCCGCGGCGAAGATCCCACGCTCGAACGAGCAGTCGACGACCTCGCACGACGACTCCGCCCGTCCTAG
- a CDS encoding cytochrome c biogenesis CcdA family protein — protein sequence MSLTVLQSVALDPGGAVLSGQLLLSVPIALLAGIVSFASPCILPLVPGYLGLMGSLVGEEGGRARLITGVALFVAGFTAVFVLGTALVGVVSSFLLAWSALLVRILGGLLILLGLVFIGQFRFLQRVWKPQQLKAGGMWTAPLVGVIFALGWTPCSGPTLAAISALTVTTGSAWQGAILGLAYALGLGIPFLLLAVGLGWMGSAMAWMRRHVRAINIGGGVTLMIIGVLMVTGAWDAIMNEMQGWIASYVTII from the coding sequence ATGAGCCTGACCGTTCTCCAGAGCGTCGCACTGGATCCCGGCGGCGCCGTGCTCAGCGGCCAGTTGCTGCTGTCCGTACCGATCGCGCTGCTGGCCGGCATCGTCTCCTTCGCCAGCCCCTGCATCCTCCCGCTGGTCCCTGGCTATCTGGGCCTGATGGGATCACTCGTCGGCGAGGAGGGCGGCCGAGCCAGACTCATCACCGGCGTAGCGCTCTTCGTCGCCGGCTTCACCGCCGTGTTCGTGCTCGGCACCGCGCTCGTCGGCGTCGTCAGCTCGTTCCTGCTCGCATGGTCGGCGTTGCTCGTGCGCATCCTCGGAGGGCTGCTGATCCTGCTGGGCCTAGTCTTCATCGGGCAGTTCCGGTTCCTCCAACGCGTCTGGAAGCCGCAACAGCTGAAAGCCGGCGGCATGTGGACAGCGCCCCTGGTGGGCGTCATCTTCGCGCTCGGCTGGACCCCGTGTTCCGGACCAACGCTCGCCGCGATCAGCGCGCTCACGGTCACGACCGGCAGCGCCTGGCAGGGCGCCATCCTCGGCCTCGCCTACGCCCTGGGCCTGGGCATCCCGTTCCTGCTGCTCGCAGTGGGGCTCGGCTGGATGGGCTCGGCGATGGCATGGATGCGCCGACATGTCAGGGCGATCAACATCGGCGGAGGGGTAACCCTGATGATCATCGGCGTGCTCATGGTGACCGGCGCCTGGGACGCGATCATGAACGAGATGCAGGGATGGATCGCCTCCTATGTCACGATCATCTAG
- a CDS encoding redoxin family protein → MRGTGRVLLTVTAALSALVLAGCASAEGVASQVGDAGYIAGDGIVTEIAPDHRTAPGAFSGPLASGGEFDSAALEGVTLVNFWYAACPPCRVEAPVLAELHAEFGDRVDFIGVNVRDGAAQAMAFEEEFGIEYPSILDDQSAQGQLAFTGIIAPNAVPSTIILDAEGRVAARVSGAVTDTSILSTLLQEELER, encoded by the coding sequence ATGAGGGGCACCGGCCGTGTTCTCTTAACGGTGACGGCGGCGCTGAGTGCACTCGTACTCGCCGGCTGTGCGAGCGCAGAAGGTGTTGCCAGCCAAGTTGGGGATGCTGGATACATCGCGGGTGACGGCATCGTGACGGAGATCGCACCCGACCATCGAACCGCGCCCGGAGCGTTCAGTGGCCCCTTGGCCAGCGGGGGCGAGTTCGACTCCGCTGCGCTCGAGGGCGTCACGCTCGTGAACTTCTGGTACGCGGCCTGCCCGCCCTGCCGGGTCGAGGCGCCCGTGCTGGCAGAGCTGCATGCCGAGTTCGGCGATCGCGTGGATTTCATCGGCGTCAACGTGCGCGACGGGGCCGCGCAGGCCATGGCATTCGAGGAGGAGTTTGGCATCGAGTACCCCTCGATCCTCGACGACCAATCTGCACAGGGACAGCTTGCCTTCACCGGCATCATCGCCCCCAATGCGGTGCCTTCGACGATCATCCTCGACGCCGAGGGCCGGGTGGCCGCTCGCGTCTCCGGCGCCGTCACCGACACCAGCATCCTCTCAACCCTCCTGCAGGAGGAACTGGAGCGATGA
- a CDS encoding NlpC/P60 family protein, with amino-acid sequence MTRAAVVRGARRIGVIAIAAALATPLALPAFAADTGAEQLPSNLSANAQTVSGVVTAGGNGLSDERLDVQATTAEELSQIRAELEAEMEREEQARAAATASTAGGGTAGTGIAGGGAAAQSEPAQTSTAPAAGASGSVIADAAIAQVGISQDCVAMVRRAIAAAGLPYSGMNSLFNLGPTIPMSAASPGDVIYYADGGVGRAHIGIYIGGGRAVHGGWSGFNTVIAGVDIGGSAPVFIDIT; translated from the coding sequence ATGACCCGTGCCGCCGTCGTGCGCGGGGCCCGGCGCATTGGTGTCATCGCCATCGCCGCCGCCCTTGCGACACCGCTCGCGCTGCCGGCATTTGCCGCTGACACCGGCGCTGAGCAACTGCCGTCGAATCTCAGCGCGAACGCGCAAACGGTGTCGGGTGTCGTCACCGCTGGAGGCAACGGACTCAGCGACGAGCGCCTCGATGTGCAGGCCACCACGGCCGAGGAACTCTCCCAGATTCGCGCAGAACTCGAAGCGGAGATGGAACGAGAGGAGCAGGCCCGAGCGGCAGCAACGGCCAGCACCGCGGGCGGCGGCACCGCAGGGACCGGCATCGCAGGCGGCGGCGCTGCAGCGCAGTCCGAACCCGCACAGACCTCGACTGCCCCAGCCGCGGGAGCCTCCGGCAGCGTCATCGCGGATGCAGCGATCGCGCAGGTCGGCATCTCACAGGACTGCGTCGCGATGGTGCGCCGGGCGATCGCCGCAGCGGGCCTGCCGTACTCCGGGATGAATTCGCTGTTCAACCTCGGCCCGACGATCCCGATGTCTGCCGCCTCGCCCGGTGACGTCATCTACTACGCCGACGGCGGTGTGGGGCGCGCGCACATCGGCATCTACATCGGCGGAGGCCGTGCGGTGCACGGCGGCTGGTCAGGCTTCAACACCGTGATCGCCGGTGTCGACATCGGCGGCTCAGCCCCGGTATTCATCGACATCACCTGA
- a CDS encoding DUF305 domain-containing protein, translating into MQPHRLQQILTDREKNTMHAPKRALAASALTIALVLTGCSAASEPATSPSTSSSPTENSAGSAGATDFNQDDVMLAMNMIAHHQQAIEMSDTLLAKSGVDERVADLAERIRAAQLPEIARMNAMLEAWGETPGDMEGMDHGSGTGGGMMSESDMELLEEAPGPEASRLFVEQMIVHHDGAVEMAEAEVAAGENAGAVELAERIINDQTSEIAEMEALLDEL; encoded by the coding sequence ATGCAGCCGCATCGGCTCCAACAAATCCTTACTGACAGAGAGAAGAACACCATGCATGCACCCAAGCGCGCGCTCGCAGCGAGCGCGCTCACGATCGCCCTCGTCCTCACCGGCTGCTCCGCCGCGTCCGAGCCCGCCACGAGCCCCTCGACATCGAGCAGCCCCACGGAGAACAGCGCTGGCAGCGCGGGGGCGACGGACTTCAACCAGGACGACGTGATGTTGGCGATGAACATGATCGCCCATCACCAACAGGCCATCGAGATGTCCGACACGCTGCTGGCCAAATCCGGCGTCGACGAGCGCGTCGCCGACCTCGCCGAACGCATCCGGGCGGCGCAGCTGCCGGAGATCGCGCGCATGAACGCCATGCTCGAAGCCTGGGGCGAGACTCCCGGCGACATGGAAGGCATGGACCATGGATCAGGCACAGGCGGCGGCATGATGTCGGAATCCGACATGGAACTGCTCGAGGAGGCACCGGGACCTGAGGCATCGAGGCTGTTCGTGGAGCAGATGATCGTGCACCACGACGGCGCCGTGGAGATGGCGGAGGCCGAGGTCGCCGCGGGCGAGAACGCCGGCGCGGTCGAGCTGGCCGAGCGCATCATCAACGACCAAACGTCGGAGATCGCCGAGATGGAAGCACTGCTCGACGAGCTGTGA
- the ccsB gene encoding c-type cytochrome biogenesis protein CcsB: protein MPVADLDAYSLLLVYSAMAVYTLAFIAYAVDVARRSAAKPVPAAVREPVGAGAHAAPAEPSVGVVAPGAAAGRGARIGFTLIVLAWALHLGGALLRGLAAGRVPWANMYEFALTGVAVIVGVFVLSRLWKDLNFLGVFFTGLATVFLGVATVNYYVAVTPLPPALQTYWLVIHVFVATLATGFMGLGTGLSVLQLIKERRDNGFLRSLPTPVQLEDLAYRVGVIGFIFWTFTLIAGAIWAEHAWGRYWGWDTKEVWTFVIWVIYAGYIHARATRGWRGSRSAWLQIIGFAAIIFNFTIVNQFFTGLHAYSGL, encoded by the coding sequence ATGCCCGTGGCTGATCTTGACGCCTACTCGCTGTTGCTCGTCTACTCGGCGATGGCGGTGTACACGCTGGCGTTCATCGCGTACGCGGTCGATGTCGCCCGCAGATCGGCGGCCAAACCCGTGCCCGCGGCGGTGCGCGAGCCGGTCGGGGCCGGCGCGCATGCCGCGCCCGCGGAGCCGAGCGTAGGTGTGGTCGCGCCCGGAGCAGCAGCAGGGCGCGGCGCCCGCATCGGCTTCACCCTGATCGTGCTCGCGTGGGCGCTGCATCTGGGCGGCGCACTGTTGCGCGGTCTGGCTGCCGGCCGGGTGCCCTGGGCGAACATGTACGAGTTCGCGCTCACCGGCGTCGCGGTGATCGTGGGTGTCTTCGTGCTGTCACGGCTGTGGAAGGACCTGAACTTCCTGGGCGTCTTCTTCACGGGGCTCGCCACCGTCTTCCTGGGCGTCGCGACTGTGAACTACTACGTCGCGGTGACGCCGCTGCCGCCGGCGCTGCAGACGTACTGGCTCGTGATCCACGTGTTTGTCGCGACGCTCGCGACCGGCTTCATGGGACTCGGCACGGGCTTGAGCGTCCTCCAGCTCATCAAGGAGCGCCGCGACAACGGCTTCTTGCGCTCGCTGCCCACACCCGTGCAGCTCGAGGATCTCGCCTACCGGGTTGGCGTGATCGGCTTCATCTTCTGGACCTTCACGCTCATCGCCGGCGCCATCTGGGCAGAGCACGCCTGGGGCCGCTACTGGGGCTGGGACACCAAGGAGGTCTGGACCTTCGTGATCTGGGTCATCTACGCCGGCTACATCCACGCGCGGGCGACGCGCGGCTGGCGCGGCTCGCGCTCGGCCTGGTTGCAGATCATCGGCTTCGCCGCGATCATCTTCAACTTCACGATCGTCAACCAGTTCTTCACCGGCCTGCACGCCTACAGCGGCCTCTGA